The Pongo pygmaeus isolate AG05252 chromosome 18, NHGRI_mPonPyg2-v2.0_pri, whole genome shotgun sequence DNA window GACAGTGGAGCAAGAGACTGGGGTTGCACTGGGACTCCAGGAAAGGCTTAGCTGTTGACGAAGGaccggggcggggccggggggcGGGGCGAAGGCCGGGATCTCCAGGTACCCGGAACCCCAAGGGGCGGGTGTAGCAGGCAATCTTGGCGAAACTGGGAAGGCGGGCAGGAGGGCAGAGAAGCCATTCACCCAGGCACAAAGCGCCTCCCGCTTGAGCGGACTCCAAAGGGACGGTCCGCGGTGTGCAGCGAGCTGCGCTCAGGGAACCTTGCGCCCGGCCCTTCTGCTGCACACAGCCCACCCAGGACCTCCCGCAGCGCTGACTAGCGGGGCGGGTGCAAGGACGGGGCGGGGTCTCTGCGCCCGGCCCCCTCCCTTGACTATCAAAGCAGCGGCAGGCTGTTGGGGTCCACCACGCCTTCCACCTGCCCCACTGCTTCTTCGCTTCTCTCTTGGAAAGTCCAGTCTCTCCTCGGCTTGCAATGGACCCCAACTGCTCCTGCGCCGCTGGTAAGGAACGCCGGGTTCCGTGCCTGGGGATGCTCGATTCCCAGACACCATAGAGAGTGTTCCTGGGTTTGAGAAGGTCGTATTTTGAGATCTCATCTGTAGGGGACTCCTTGACCTAGTCCAGTGCTTTCCTCTTGGCCAAGCTCCTGAGagcatttctttcctctctgtgcctctgtgtcAGAGTTGAGGGTACTGAGGCTCAAGGCTGTCCTGCTCCACGTCACGCGGTTGGTCCCAGGGCTGTTGGCTGAGCCCCAGTGTTCTGACCAGGCTTTGAGCAGCAGGATTAGATAGGAGGCAGGGAACATTGCCTCTTCGGGGTTCAGGACAGAAAGTCGAAGAGCCTGGGACTTTCCTTTGGAGTGCAAACAGGAAGCTGCTTGGCCTTCCCAGCATGAAGGGAGAGGACATGGGGCTTCTCTTCCTCTGCTCTGAGTGGGAAAGGAGCTCTGAGGGCTGGCCTCGCACAGAGGAGGGGGCAATGGAGACTCATTAACTCACTGCTGTACCTCCTGCAGGTCACTCACCGCTCActggctttttctctttctcGCAGGTGGCTCCTGCACCTGCGCCGGCTCCTGCAAGTGCAAAGAGTGCAAATGCACCTCCTGCAAGAAGAGTGAGTGTGAGGCCATCTCCATGGTCTGGGGCTGTGGCTAAGGTTGGGATGGAACCCAAGGCTGGCCCTGAGTGCATGCTTCTGGGGAACTGGCCTTCCTTTGTCCCCGTAGGTTGTCACTGCCTTTCTAGTCTTCTGCCCTGTGCAGGGCGCCTGGGCAGCTTTCTCATAAGAAGACCCACCCCAGATATTTCCCAGTTGTCTCCTGACAAAGCCATACCATCCTGAACTGAGGGTCCTTTGGGGCTGGAGGCTCTGCTGGGGGCCTCTGTTGGGGAGGGAGGTCCCTGGGCAACTTGGCTGTGACCTCTCATGCTTGTCTTCTTCCCcaggctgctgctcctgctgccccGTGGGCTGTAGCAAGTGTGCCCAGGGCTGTGTTTGCAAAGGGGCGTCAGAGAAGTGCAGCTGCTGTGACTGATGCCAGGACAGCCTTTCTCCCAGATGTAAACAGAAAGATATGTAcaaacctggattttttttttttttataccacCTTGACCCATTTGCtacattccttttcctgtgaaATATGTGAGTGATAATTAAACACTTTAGACCTGATTCTGACTTCAGTTTCCCTTATGTGCTTCGGAAATCAGAGACTGGGGTGGGGAATCGAACTAGGGTTGcagactcctgggctctagaTGGAAATGTGAGCCCCTAACAATCGGAGTGCCTTAAGGCAAGCCAGGCTGCCTCACTGTGCTTCCTCTTCTGTAGAATGGAATAGCACCTTGTCAGGTCATTGGTGGGGATCCAGAATACAGGATCAACTTCATTCTCAAATGTGACACAGAAACTTCTCAATGCCTCCTGTTCCTTCTCTGATTTCTCTGCCCAACTTCAATTCCTCTTTGGATTTCAGGTTAGAAAGTGACTACACGGAATGGAATCAAACCCCTTGGTTATTTGAATTCTACACGGGGCTTCTCAAACTCCAGGGTGAAGGAGGGGTTTTTAATTCCTATCAATTCCACATCTAAACCttggtaaatgaaataatactaaTGATGGAAGTCATGAAATTAAATTCAATATACAAAATCCGGCCAAGCAGGATGACTCATAACTATAATCCCCGTACTTTGAGAGGCTCAAAAGGGAGGctcacttgacgccaggagtttgagaccagccttggcaacatagggaaacccttgtctgtaaataaataaataaacactta harbors:
- the LOC129015322 gene encoding metallothionein-1F; this translates as MDPNCSCAAGGSCTCAGSCKCKECKCTSCKKSCCSCCPVGCSKCAQGCVCKGASEKCSCCD